One Agrobacterium vaccinii DNA window includes the following coding sequences:
- a CDS encoding ABC transporter ATP-binding protein: MTGSVTSGALPLLSVRQLTKLFGTFGACNAIDLDIAPGEIHALLGENGAGKSTLVKMLFGVLEPSAGDILWKGEPVRITSPGEARKLGIGMVFQHFSLFEALTVAENIALSLDPKISLKEIAREAEALSKAYGLPLDPYAHVADLSVGERQRIEIVRALLQNPQLIILDEPTSVLTPQEADRLFETLAKLKAEGRSVLYISHRLEEVQRICDRATVLRHGQVTGACDPRKETPSSLARMMVGSDVAGIQRDDTCTIGDVSVEMIGLSVAARTPFAVSLKDISMTVRSGEVLAIAGVAGNGQGELFDALSGEYPVAKDDSIFLRGKPVGRMGINGRRLLGAGFVPEERHGHAAVPTMTLSDNLLLARCRSDKKAFLTGGFLKVIRSSTIKNAAKRISTSMDVRKSGDDPLAGSLSGGNLQKFIVGRELDRQPSVLVVNQPTWGVDAGAASRIRQALVDLAKAGSAVIVISQDLDEIFEVASSIAVISDGRLSQSYPAGEMNREKIGLLMGGVHAGHAEAAAHAH; the protein is encoded by the coding sequence GTGACGGGATCGGTGACGTCTGGGGCCTTGCCTCTATTGTCCGTTCGCCAGCTGACCAAGCTGTTTGGAACATTCGGCGCTTGCAATGCGATCGATCTCGATATTGCGCCCGGTGAAATTCATGCGCTGCTGGGTGAGAACGGGGCTGGAAAATCCACGCTGGTCAAAATGCTGTTCGGCGTGCTGGAACCATCGGCAGGCGACATCCTGTGGAAGGGTGAGCCGGTTCGCATCACTTCTCCGGGTGAGGCGCGCAAGCTCGGCATCGGCATGGTCTTCCAGCACTTCTCGCTGTTCGAAGCGCTGACGGTCGCCGAAAACATCGCACTGTCTCTGGACCCGAAGATTTCATTGAAAGAGATTGCCCGCGAGGCGGAAGCGCTGTCCAAGGCCTATGGTCTGCCGCTCGACCCTTATGCCCACGTCGCCGACCTTTCGGTGGGCGAGCGCCAGCGCATCGAGATCGTGCGTGCGCTGTTGCAAAACCCGCAGCTCATCATTCTGGATGAACCGACCTCCGTGCTGACGCCGCAGGAGGCCGACCGTCTGTTCGAAACACTTGCGAAGCTGAAGGCCGAGGGCCGCTCGGTACTCTACATCAGCCATCGTCTGGAAGAGGTGCAGCGCATCTGCGACCGCGCGACCGTTCTGCGTCATGGCCAGGTGACCGGCGCCTGCGATCCGCGCAAGGAAACGCCGTCCTCGTTGGCACGCATGATGGTGGGTTCGGATGTCGCGGGCATTCAGCGCGATGACACTTGCACCATTGGTGACGTGAGTGTGGAGATGATCGGCCTTTCGGTCGCGGCCCGCACGCCGTTCGCCGTTTCGCTCAAAGATATCTCCATGACCGTCCGCTCCGGTGAGGTTCTGGCCATTGCCGGTGTTGCCGGAAACGGGCAGGGGGAATTGTTCGATGCGCTTTCCGGTGAATATCCTGTCGCGAAGGATGACTCGATATTTCTGCGTGGCAAGCCGGTGGGGCGCATGGGCATCAATGGCCGCCGCCTGCTGGGTGCCGGTTTTGTGCCGGAAGAACGCCACGGCCACGCCGCGGTGCCGACCATGACGCTATCCGACAATCTGCTTCTCGCCCGCTGCCGCTCCGACAAAAAAGCCTTTTTGACCGGCGGTTTTCTGAAGGTCATCCGCAGTTCCACAATAAAGAATGCAGCCAAGCGTATTTCCACCTCCATGGATGTGCGCAAAAGTGGGGATGATCCGCTGGCGGGATCGCTTTCAGGCGGAAACCTGCAAAAATTCATCGTCGGGCGAGAGCTGGATCGCCAGCCCTCCGTGTTGGTCGTCAACCAGCCGACATGGGGCGTGGATGCCGGGGCCGCAAGCCGCATTCGCCAGGCGCTGGTCGATCTCGCCAAGGCAGGCTCTGCGGTTATCGTCATCAGCCAGGACCTGGATGAAATCTTTGAAGTGGCCTCCAGCATTGCCGTCATTTCCGATGGACGTCTGTCGCAATCCTACCCGGCGGGCGAGATGAACCGAGAAAAGATCGGACTTTTGATGGGCGGTGTTCACGCGGGACATGCGGAGGCTGCCGCACATGCGCATTGA
- the pcsA gene encoding phosphatidylcholine synthase, giving the protein MKIFKYKRVPYAEMRAFSVHILTASGSFLAFLGVVAAAEHRFVDMFWWLGLALAVDGIDGPIARKVRVKEVLPNWSGDTLDNIIDYVTYVLLPAFALYQSGMIGEPWSFVAAGMIVVSSAIYYADMGMKTDEYFFSGFPVVWNMVVFTLFVIDASATTAMTVVTISVILTFLNINFLHPVRVKRLRPLNMTIFLVWCVLGGYSLLLHFDTPTWVAVGVAITGLYLYCVGGIMQLFPKLGTRTE; this is encoded by the coding sequence ATGAAGATATTCAAATACAAGCGCGTGCCCTATGCAGAGATGCGGGCCTTCTCGGTTCACATTCTCACTGCATCCGGTTCTTTCCTTGCGTTTCTGGGCGTTGTGGCGGCCGCTGAGCATCGCTTCGTTGATATGTTCTGGTGGCTGGGTCTAGCGCTTGCTGTCGACGGTATCGATGGACCCATTGCCCGCAAGGTGCGGGTAAAAGAGGTTCTGCCCAACTGGTCCGGCGATACGCTCGACAACATCATCGACTACGTGACCTACGTCCTGCTGCCCGCCTTCGCGCTTTATCAAAGCGGCATGATCGGTGAGCCCTGGTCCTTCGTGGCTGCAGGCATGATCGTGGTGTCCAGCGCCATTTACTACGCCGATATGGGCATGAAGACGGACGAATACTTCTTCTCCGGCTTCCCCGTGGTCTGGAACATGGTGGTGTTTACGCTGTTCGTCATAGATGCGAGCGCGACGACGGCCATGACCGTCGTGACCATTTCGGTCATCCTGACCTTCCTGAATATCAATTTTCTGCATCCGGTGCGCGTCAAGCGTCTGCGCCCGCTTAACATGACGATTTTCCTCGTATGGTGCGTGCTCGGCGGTTATTCGCTTCTGCTGCATTTCGACACGCCGACATGGGTGGCCGTGGGCGTGGCAATTACCGGGCTCTATCTTTATTGCGTCGGTGGGATCATGCAATTGTTTCCGAAACTCGGCACCCGTACGGAATAG
- a CDS encoding UbiH/UbiF family hydroxylase yields the protein MKNVEIAIVGAGLAGQIAAIALARSGRSVALIAPKTEKVDKRTTALMDQSIRFLDRLGLWSKIEPSAAKLSTMQIIDGTDRLLRAPTVAFRSSEIGLTAFGWNMPNEALLTALGEAVAQENNITVIDAVAETIDIGQHDATITLDNGEHISANFLIGADGRKSRVREVAEIGVRTWSYPQTALVLNFAHTRPHGNVSTEFHTPTGPFTQVPLTGDRSSLVWVVTPEQAAELSALPLDQLSLRVEERMQSMLGSVTVEDSVQTWPLSSMTAHRFGKGRVALVGEAGHGFPPIGAQGLNLSLRDIIVLTELLGTLTGGPIPADAGNAFDRRRRADVVSRTLSVDLLNRSLLSSFLPMQVARAAGLHVLSNVGPLRGLVMREGIEPGRGLKALPSLLVGSLRRSWNG from the coding sequence ATGAAAAACGTCGAGATCGCTATCGTTGGTGCTGGCCTTGCCGGACAAATCGCCGCCATTGCGCTGGCGCGTTCCGGTCGCAGTGTGGCGCTGATTGCGCCGAAAACCGAAAAGGTAGACAAGCGCACGACGGCGTTGATGGACCAGTCCATTCGCTTTCTCGACCGCCTCGGCCTCTGGTCAAAGATCGAGCCATCCGCCGCCAAGCTTTCCACGATGCAGATCATCGACGGAACCGATCGTCTTCTGCGCGCGCCGACCGTCGCCTTCCGCTCCTCCGAAATCGGCCTAACTGCCTTTGGCTGGAACATGCCGAACGAAGCACTGCTGACGGCGCTTGGCGAAGCGGTCGCGCAGGAAAACAACATCACCGTCATCGACGCGGTCGCCGAGACCATCGATATCGGTCAGCACGATGCCACCATCACGCTCGATAACGGTGAGCACATCTCGGCAAACTTTTTGATCGGTGCCGATGGCCGCAAATCCAGGGTGCGCGAGGTCGCCGAAATCGGCGTGCGCACATGGTCCTACCCGCAGACGGCGCTGGTGCTGAACTTCGCCCACACCCGCCCGCACGGCAATGTCTCCACCGAGTTCCACACACCGACAGGCCCGTTTACGCAGGTACCATTGACGGGCGACCGCTCCAGCCTCGTCTGGGTGGTAACGCCGGAACAGGCTGCGGAACTCTCCGCGCTGCCGCTCGATCAACTGAGCCTTCGGGTGGAAGAGCGCATGCAGTCCATGCTCGGCTCCGTAACCGTCGAAGACAGCGTCCAGACATGGCCGCTTTCCAGCATGACCGCCCATCGCTTCGGCAAGGGCCGCGTGGCACTGGTGGGTGAAGCGGGACACGGCTTTCCGCCCATTGGCGCGCAGGGCCTGAACCTCAGCCTGCGTGATATCATTGTCTTGACGGAGCTTTTGGGCACGTTGACGGGCGGACCCATTCCCGCCGATGCAGGCAACGCATTCGACCGTCGCCGCCGCGCAGATGTGGTGAGCCGTACCTTGAGCGTCGATCTGCTCAACCGCTCGCTTCTGTCCAGCTTCCTGCCGATGCAGGTGGCGCGCGCAGCAGGCCTGCATGTGCTTTCCAACGTCGGACCCTTGCGCGGTCTGGTCATGCGAGAAGGCATCGAGCCGGGCCGTGGGTTGAAGGCGCTGCCGTCTCTTCTGGTTGGCAGCCTCAGACGCTCATGGAACGGATGA
- a CDS encoding AEC family transporter: MADIAGLLFPFFGLIFIGYLAGRITRQSAEAMGWLNTFIIYAALPALFFKLVAKTPVDQLARMDFVGLSLLATYSIFALLFVIGYVVRRNSLADSTIQSFAGSYGNIGYMGPGLALLAFGERAAVPVALIVCLENAMHFITAPALMALAGGDKRSPLKLAGDVTKKVLTHPFILSVIAGFLAAVIGWAPPQPVQQLVDYLAQSAAPCALFAMGVTLALRPLKRVPVEVSYIVPAKLILHPLLAYAILSSFGNFDPVWVSTAVLLAALPTATNVFVIGQQYQVWQERASATILISTVLSVFTVTGVLYVIRSMSV; the protein is encoded by the coding sequence ATGGCCGACATCGCCGGATTGCTGTTTCCATTTTTCGGACTGATTTTCATCGGCTATCTGGCCGGGCGCATCACCCGCCAATCTGCCGAAGCAATGGGATGGCTGAACACTTTCATCATCTATGCCGCATTGCCCGCGCTGTTCTTCAAACTGGTGGCAAAGACGCCGGTCGATCAACTGGCGCGCATGGATTTCGTGGGCCTGAGCCTTTTGGCGACCTATTCCATTTTCGCACTGCTGTTCGTCATTGGTTACGTTGTCCGCCGCAACAGTCTGGCTGATTCCACCATTCAAAGTTTTGCGGGAAGCTACGGCAATATCGGATACATGGGCCCCGGCCTTGCGCTGCTGGCTTTCGGTGAACGGGCGGCGGTGCCGGTGGCGCTGATCGTCTGTCTGGAAAACGCCATGCACTTCATCACCGCACCGGCACTGATGGCGTTGGCCGGTGGGGACAAGCGGTCACCACTGAAACTGGCGGGTGATGTGACGAAGAAGGTGCTGACGCATCCATTTATCCTGTCGGTCATTGCAGGGTTTCTGGCGGCTGTCATCGGCTGGGCACCACCGCAGCCGGTGCAGCAACTTGTGGATTATCTGGCGCAATCGGCAGCACCCTGCGCCCTGTTTGCCATGGGGGTGACGCTGGCGCTGCGACCTTTGAAGCGTGTGCCGGTCGAGGTCAGCTATATCGTCCCGGCAAAGCTCATTTTGCACCCGCTGCTGGCCTATGCCATTCTGTCGTCGTTTGGAAACTTCGATCCCGTCTGGGTCTCGACGGCGGTGCTTCTCGCGGCACTCCCCACGGCAACGAATGTCTTTGTCATCGGCCAGCAATATCAGGTCTGGCAGGAGCGCGCCTCGGCAACCATCCTGATTTCCACGGTGCTTTCGGTGTTTACCGTGACGGGCGTGCTGTATGTCATCCGTTCCATGAGCGTCTGA
- a CDS encoding cytochrome c biogenesis CcdA family protein yields MSIADISLFTALLAGALSFLSPCVLPLVPPYLCYMAGVSVEQFRDDQFDAKPQVRKAVMLAALFFTLGFATVFIALGAGASSIGMVLRQNLDILAKIGGFIIILMGLNFLGVFRIGMFSREARFQSGGKPATLSGAYIMGLAFAFGWTPCIGPVLGAILGVAASRDTVGDGAMLLAVYSAGLAIPFWIAAAFSGSFMRFLARFRRHLGVVEKAMGVLLVLTGIAFMSGFVTNVAIWFQESFPILMQIG; encoded by the coding sequence TTGTCCATCGCCGATATATCCCTTTTCACAGCGCTTCTGGCGGGTGCACTGTCGTTTCTGTCGCCCTGCGTTCTGCCGCTGGTGCCGCCCTATCTGTGCTACATGGCCGGTGTTTCCGTCGAGCAGTTCCGTGATGACCAGTTTGACGCAAAGCCGCAGGTGCGAAAAGCCGTCATGCTGGCGGCACTGTTTTTCACGCTGGGGTTTGCCACGGTTTTCATCGCTTTGGGGGCAGGGGCATCCAGCATCGGCATGGTACTGCGGCAGAATCTCGATATTCTGGCAAAGATCGGCGGCTTCATCATCATTCTGATGGGTCTGAATTTTCTCGGCGTCTTCCGCATCGGCATGTTTTCGCGCGAGGCGCGTTTTCAAAGCGGCGGCAAGCCTGCGACGCTGTCGGGTGCCTATATCATGGGGCTCGCCTTTGCCTTCGGCTGGACACCCTGCATCGGCCCGGTGCTGGGTGCCATTTTAGGCGTTGCCGCATCGCGGGACACGGTGGGTGACGGCGCCATGTTGCTTGCAGTCTATTCGGCGGGTCTTGCCATACCGTTCTGGATTGCCGCTGCCTTTTCGGGAAGCTTCATGCGGTTTCTCGCCCGCTTCCGCCGCCATCTTGGCGTGGTGGAAAAGGCCATGGGCGTGCTTCTGGTGCTGACCGGCATTGCCTTCATGTCCGGTTTCGTCACCAACGTAGCAATCTGGTTTCAGGAAAGCTTTCCAATCCTCATGCAAATCGGCTAA
- a CDS encoding D-Ala-D-Ala carboxypeptidase family metallohydrolase, which yields MKIVNGKSAYTAQRCLSVVFLMALSGCVSAVSDDKNVSAALTPATTAAPAATAQAAVANHGQNTGYVDPAMVSAQGATAPATHVAATPPPQGTPQVYGQAPQISGLSTQPTGISASSLSIYANSQPVAATPAQAVETGSVPAYAPAPKVAPALNSVYSAPAVVQPPANTAAAAVAEQHSASAVPAPVPTAAPVVAQAAPTKTTNPVEPASVPIAAFFASAAKKRGSAATAGFTQVAALPGSSVGQQAAGIALNGRASMTDEFDDTHVDEDDKPAGLMKLASLSGLSRISPNGLLVQTEQVNVGCFKPEMIKRIKEVEAHYRRPAMVTSGYRPPKATTQGSKHYTCDAADIQVSGVTKWDLANYLRSLPDRGGVGTYCHTESVHMDLGEPRDWNWRCRRTGKTSNSL from the coding sequence TTGAAAATCGTCAACGGTAAATCGGCATACACAGCTCAGCGCTGTCTCTCTGTCGTGTTCCTTATGGCGCTTTCAGGCTGCGTTTCTGCTGTTTCGGACGACAAGAACGTGTCTGCCGCGCTGACGCCGGCAACGACGGCAGCCCCCGCCGCAACAGCGCAAGCAGCCGTAGCGAATCACGGTCAGAACACTGGATATGTCGATCCCGCCATGGTGTCTGCACAGGGTGCCACAGCACCCGCCACCCATGTCGCTGCAACGCCACCACCACAGGGCACGCCGCAGGTTTACGGTCAGGCACCACAAATTTCAGGTCTTTCCACGCAGCCCACTGGCATTTCCGCAAGCTCGCTGAGCATTTACGCAAATTCCCAGCCGGTCGCGGCTACACCAGCGCAAGCGGTTGAAACTGGTAGCGTTCCGGCCTATGCGCCAGCGCCGAAGGTCGCGCCAGCATTGAACAGCGTCTATTCCGCGCCAGCGGTCGTTCAACCGCCTGCCAACACTGCCGCTGCGGCGGTGGCCGAGCAACATTCTGCCAGTGCCGTGCCCGCACCGGTTCCCACTGCCGCGCCTGTCGTTGCGCAGGCGGCGCCGACGAAAACCACCAATCCGGTTGAACCGGCAAGCGTTCCCATCGCGGCATTTTTCGCAAGCGCTGCAAAAAAGCGCGGCTCTGCGGCGACGGCTGGTTTTACTCAGGTCGCGGCTCTGCCGGGATCGAGCGTCGGGCAACAGGCAGCAGGCATTGCGCTCAACGGTCGCGCGTCGATGACGGATGAGTTCGACGATACGCATGTCGATGAAGACGATAAGCCTGCGGGCCTGATGAAACTCGCTTCTCTCTCCGGTCTCAGTCGCATATCGCCCAACGGGCTGCTGGTGCAGACGGAGCAGGTCAATGTGGGCTGCTTCAAGCCTGAAATGATCAAGCGCATCAAGGAAGTCGAGGCGCATTACCGGCGGCCTGCCATGGTAACTTCAGGTTACCGGCCACCCAAGGCGACGACGCAGGGCTCGAAACATTATACTTGTGATGCTGCCGATATTCAGGTCAGTGGCGTCACGAAGTGGGACCTCGCCAACTATCTCCGCTCTCTGCCGGATCGCGGTGGCGTTGGTACCTATTGCCACACCGAATCGGTCCATATGGATCTGGGTGAACCACGCGACTGGAACTGGCGCTGCCGCCGAACCGGCAAGACCTCCAACTCCCTGTAA
- the gloA gene encoding lactoylglutathione lyase, with protein MRYLHTMVRVKDLEKSLNFYGELFGLEEVRRIENEKGRFTLVFLAAHDDVPAARDNKAPCLELTYNWDAEDYTGGRNFGHLAYEVDDIYETCAKLQAGGVTINRPPRDGHMAFVRSPDGISIEILQKGASLAPAEPWISMENTGSW; from the coding sequence ATGCGCTATCTGCACACGATGGTTCGGGTAAAAGACCTCGAAAAATCCCTGAATTTTTACGGTGAACTGTTCGGTTTGGAAGAAGTTCGGCGTATCGAGAACGAAAAGGGGCGTTTTACGCTCGTTTTTCTGGCCGCGCACGACGATGTACCCGCTGCGCGTGACAATAAAGCGCCTTGCCTTGAGTTGACCTACAATTGGGATGCCGAGGATTACACGGGTGGACGCAACTTCGGCCATCTGGCCTACGAGGTGGACGATATCTACGAAACCTGCGCCAAGCTTCAGGCCGGTGGCGTTACCATCAATCGCCCGCCGCGCGATGGTCACATGGCCTTCGTGCGTTCACCTGACGGTATTTCCATCGAGATACTGCAGAAAGGCGCAAGCCTTGCACCAGCCGAGCCGTGGATATCCATGGAGAATACCGGCTCTTGGTAA
- a CDS encoding cold-shock protein codes for MADRMSSKNVIDFEDLSSDAVDLIEITGVVKWFDVAKGFGFIVPDNGMQDVLLHVSCLRRDGFQTILEGTRIVALIQQRDRGYQTFRILSMDQSTAIHPSQLPPVRTHVQVTPSSGLERAIVKWFNRTKGFGFLTRGEGTEDIFVHMETLRRFGLAELRPGQVVLVRFGDGDKGLMAAEIHPDNPVTVGMAH; via the coding sequence ATGGCTGATAGAATGTCGTCGAAAAATGTGATCGATTTCGAAGACCTTTCGAGCGATGCGGTAGACCTCATCGAGATCACCGGCGTTGTCAAATGGTTCGATGTTGCCAAAGGCTTCGGCTTCATCGTGCCGGATAACGGCATGCAGGATGTTCTCTTACACGTTTCGTGCCTGCGACGCGATGGCTTTCAGACCATTCTCGAGGGCACACGCATCGTGGCGCTCATCCAGCAGCGGGACCGTGGCTACCAGACGTTCCGCATTCTTTCCATGGACCAGTCCACGGCCATCCACCCATCCCAGCTTCCGCCGGTTCGCACCCACGTGCAGGTCACGCCATCCAGCGGGCTTGAGCGCGCAATCGTGAAATGGTTCAACAGAACCAAGGGCTTCGGCTTTCTGACGCGCGGTGAAGGCACGGAAGATATTTTCGTACATATGGAAACCTTGCGCCGCTTCGGTCTCGCCGAACTGCGTCCGGGACAGGTCGTGCTCGTTCGTTTCGGCGATGGAGACAAGGGCTTGATGGCGGCGGAAATCCACCCCGATAACCCTGTTACGGTTGGAATGGCACATTGA
- a CDS encoding DUF192 domain-containing protein: protein MIKTISKFAVSALVALTFCIVSALPLAAQEKFTSEPLSIQTADGKTHDFTVELATTNPQREQGLMFRKSMAPENGMLFDFGTDREVTMWMRNTLIPLDMVFISKAGKVTHVSANAVPHSEDIISSRGPVRYVLELNGGVAKTLGIAKGDTVSSKQIGSAQ, encoded by the coding sequence ATGATCAAGACTATCTCGAAATTTGCAGTGAGTGCCCTTGTGGCGCTCACTTTTTGCATTGTGTCCGCCCTGCCCCTCGCGGCCCAGGAAAAATTCACGTCCGAGCCGCTGTCCATTCAGACTGCTGATGGAAAGACCCACGACTTTACAGTCGAACTGGCCACGACGAACCCCCAGCGCGAACAGGGATTGATGTTCCGCAAGTCCATGGCGCCAGAGAACGGCATGCTGTTCGATTTCGGAACAGATCGCGAAGTAACGATGTGGATGCGCAACACGCTCATTCCACTCGACATGGTGTTTATTTCAAAAGCTGGGAAGGTAACGCACGTCAGCGCCAATGCCGTACCGCATTCGGAAGACATCATCAGTTCTCGCGGACCCGTCCGTTACGTGTTGGAACTGAATGGCGGCGTTGCGAAGACACTTGGCATCGCCAAGGGCGACACTGTTAGCAGCAAGCAGATCGGCAGCGCTCAATAG
- a CDS encoding BON domain-containing protein: MFNLSGIQESFFGERTAGVCQAITSALAFESGLEKSSISASVDNDVIYLEGTADSVEAIDIAINLASSISNCRILSHIEPCY, encoded by the coding sequence ATGTTCAACCTATCTGGCATTCAGGAAAGCTTTTTTGGCGAACGCACCGCTGGTGTATGCCAGGCGATTACGTCAGCACTGGCATTTGAATCGGGTCTGGAAAAGTCCAGCATCTCCGCTTCTGTCGATAATGATGTGATCTATCTGGAAGGCACGGCCGACTCGGTCGAGGCAATCGATATTGCGATCAACCTTGCATCGTCGATTTCCAATTGCCGTATCCTCAGCCACATCGAGCCTTGCTACTGA
- a CDS encoding DUF982 domain-containing protein, translating into MLIHKTEPCHHAEWIKPVAIHLPLCAALEIYSPLIALDMLMYRWPNDHGPEYEEARKNCLAAIAGRCDLETARESFMVASNHAHVLNVH; encoded by the coding sequence ATGCTCATTCATAAAACTGAACCCTGTCACCACGCCGAGTGGATCAAGCCGGTTGCTATCCATCTGCCGCTTTGCGCGGCACTGGAAATCTACAGCCCGCTCATCGCACTCGACATGCTGATGTACCGCTGGCCCAACGATCACGGCCCCGAATACGAAGAAGCACGCAAGAACTGCCTCGCAGCAATCGCAGGCCGATGCGACCTGGAAACAGCCCGAGAATCGTTCATGGTTGCGAGCAACCACGCGCATGTGCTGAACGTGCATTGA
- a CDS encoding MFS transporter — protein MTTTSERDLPLYPFIITLFTGTVCSSMIGPYMAFYIVEGLGRSPSAISLYAGMVTVLGIFCTRTFGRWLDAGKAPFPLIGVALAGYVLATSALSLAPTFEVLLTFGVLGFGLSSSAVATMFSLGRVVAERRKIALGRSNALMRTTTSTAWMMGPAIAFLVSERFGEASVFKLALGLALCWAVMWWKIIPRGLTLNPKNGSADRQVAQRPVGLWLAAAFIFCLSSAHSLTFSALPLFYVREVGLPGYAPGTAFSMKTFFEVIAIFSTPWIISRFGLRGPLFAVALLAAATIQLLSHIHSYPQMLAGAALEGLYYGLYASLGISFIQSFAGDRPAQATALYWNVLSVSGILAGPAVGLIAQAYDFRTVIQISSIVATFAALIMMASMRRRGRA, from the coding sequence ATGACGACCACTAGCGAACGCGACCTTCCGCTCTATCCCTTTATTATCACGCTTTTTACCGGCACAGTTTGCAGCTCGATGATCGGGCCATACATGGCTTTCTATATTGTCGAAGGCCTTGGCCGTTCGCCATCTGCCATCAGTCTCTACGCTGGGATGGTAACGGTGCTGGGTATTTTCTGTACCCGCACATTCGGGCGGTGGCTGGATGCGGGAAAAGCACCATTCCCCCTGATCGGCGTCGCACTAGCAGGGTATGTTCTCGCAACATCTGCTTTGTCCCTCGCTCCGACTTTCGAAGTCTTGCTGACGTTTGGCGTGCTTGGTTTCGGCTTGAGCAGCAGTGCAGTCGCGACCATGTTCAGCTTAGGAAGAGTTGTCGCGGAACGGCGCAAAATCGCGCTTGGGCGTTCCAACGCTCTGATGCGGACAACCACATCAACGGCATGGATGATGGGGCCTGCAATAGCTTTTCTCGTATCAGAGCGATTCGGCGAGGCTTCCGTATTCAAGCTCGCACTGGGATTGGCGTTATGCTGGGCCGTGATGTGGTGGAAAATCATCCCAAGAGGCCTGACGCTGAACCCTAAAAACGGATCAGCCGACAGGCAGGTCGCGCAACGGCCCGTCGGTCTCTGGTTAGCAGCGGCCTTCATCTTTTGCCTGTCGTCAGCACACTCCCTAACGTTCAGCGCATTGCCGCTGTTCTACGTTCGAGAGGTAGGCCTGCCAGGCTATGCGCCAGGAACGGCGTTCAGCATGAAGACATTCTTCGAAGTCATCGCGATTTTTTCAACGCCATGGATCATCTCACGCTTCGGCCTTAGAGGGCCGCTCTTCGCAGTAGCGCTTCTTGCCGCAGCCACGATCCAGCTTCTGTCGCATATTCACAGTTATCCCCAGATGCTGGCGGGAGCAGCACTTGAGGGACTGTATTATGGTCTTTACGCCAGCCTCGGTATCAGCTTCATCCAGTCATTCGCCGGTGATCGCCCTGCCCAAGCGACTGCACTTTACTGGAATGTCCTGAGCGTCAGCGGAATTCTGGCGGGCCCGGCAGTCGGCCTGATCGCCCAGGCCTACGACTTCCGAACCGTCATTCAAATCTCCTCAATCGTCGCAACATTCGCTGCGCTAATCATGATGGCGTCTATGCGGCGTCGAGGGCGAGCTTGA